The Poecilia reticulata strain Guanapo linkage group LG1, Guppy_female_1.0+MT, whole genome shotgun sequence DNA window CCATTACACACACCCTCTGTGtgtatatttaaagtgtttatatCAGTGATTTTGATCGTTAGGtcttaaaggtgcagtatgtaatgtttatttacatacctgttaaaactgtcaccatataGTAAGTATTTTATGAGATTTTACTAGTGTATAGAGTCTATATAAAACTTTATGATGAATGATgggtgtttgtttgctttttccttcCCAAGTTCGAAAAGACGCTGTGGACTTCGAGGACGAGGTGAATCTCTCCTCGTCCGAACTCTCAGAATATCTGAAGTCCCTGCCAGGAGAATCAAAGATCCGTTCGTCCCTCCACTGCCTGGAATGCGGGAAGGACTGCGAAAGCCAGTCGGCTTTGCAGGCGCACCATGTCACGACGCACGGTGAGGCCGAGTCGGAGACGGCCGAGCGTGGAGCGTCCCGGTTCCTCTTCTGCCGCCGCTGCTGCATTCAGTTCGACGACAAAGACAAACTGGAGACGCACATGAAAAGCCACGTCAAGGAGAAGCGCTACTCCTGCCCAGACTGCGGCAAGATGTTCATCAATGAGAGCTACATCCAGATTCATCAGCGCATCCACACAGGCGAGCGGCCCTTCCTCTGCTCGCTCTGCGGCCGGGGTTTCCACACGGCATCTTCCCTCAAGCTACACGAGATGCAGCACTCTGGAGAGAGGCCGTATGCCTGCTCCATCTGCGGGAAGACGTTTCAGATCAACTCCTACCTGAACGCGCACTACCAGACCCACATCAAAGACAGGCCATTCGTCTGCAGCATCTGCGGGAAAGGCTACTCTCGAGCCGAGGAGCTGAAGGTCCACCACAGGCTCCACACCGGGGAGAGACCCTACAAGTGCGGGGAGTGCGAGAAGAGTTTCATTTACCGCCAGGGGCTTCGGCAGCACCAGCGGACGCACGCCGGCAGGCGAATGGGACCAACCAGGCAGCTTGGCAGACCCAAACAGCAGAACAAGCTGGAAATCTGACAATACTTCTGTTCACGCATTCCTATTAGCGGTGTCACAGTAAACTGCTCTTTACTCTTCTATCTTCTAGAATGGAGGTGGTATCTGAGCTGGGGGACAGTTTGGAGGCTTACTGTGTTTTCTATGTCGTGTTTATGTTCTGTGCCTACGTCTTAATGCTTCCTCTTCGCTGGTAGCTCTTCTGTTCTATTTTAGTGCCTTTTGTAAACTGCATGCCAAATAACAATACACtacatgtttataaaaaaaatgcactacATCGATGTTATTTTAAACTCCTCATTGTTGAAATACAAACTTTTGTTAGAAACACatctgtgattttgttttcttcatataCAGTAATACAGTGTTTATAAAAGATGGAGACAAATATAGCCTTTTTAAGGTTTTAGTCctgttttacaaattttaagcagttttttttagatattgaagggtctctgctgtgttttagaAGGTCACATAGGTcgcttctgtcagactgccccCGGGCAGATGGTCCTGCAATGTAGTTTGCAGTGGATGAATGGGTGAATAACTGAACatagtgtaaagcactttggagtcctctggactagATAAAATGCTATACAAGTATACAAGTTTTAAGGCCTTATTTTTAGGTCTTAAAAAGTCATCAGTACAGTATTTATAGatatattattttagtaatagtTAAGACTGGTATTATTACCTCTGGCAGATTAAGATGTAAAGTCATTCTTCTACGTTGacctaaagattagggtgatggcaaggaagCTTTCCAACCTCAATTTTGAAACCCATCATCAAAGAGAAACATCAGCACACATCAAAAAGATTGCATTAAAATACAATCATTgaattttaattgttaaaattttGATTCTGAGAATGCAAATGTATTTCTCTTATTTCTGTCTGTATAGTATGCAGTTAGTTTAGCagtagttatttaaaataacttttttgatAGATTTGAGACAAATAAACGTTTTATAAATGAAGATAGAAAGACCTCTAATACAAACATTATGAAGCCGTCTTTTCATTTGCTCCATTTACTTGCCCACATTTGCCTACAATCCGCTACAGAGCTTTAGGAATAAACGCATTGTTGTGCCGTTTGGGGCTTTTATTGTGATAACCGGAAGTTTCGAGGGTCTCTAACACCAACTCAAGCTGAAAGTGTTGTCATCAGTCGTTTTTCTAACGTGActcatttgtttgtttacaatCATTTGACGCACCGTTTTAACACCCTGAGCACGGACCTGACGCGTTAACACACTTATTGCCGCTTCGTCgcattaaattatttccaaGCGACTCCTTTTACCCGAGGGAACAATCTATGCAGAGGTTGGTCAACATGTCCATTGTCTGTCGTTAGCTAGTCGAGTTAGCGGGTGCTATTCACATCTTAGAGGGGGGTCTTGTAGAAATCTGGTGAATTTCTAGCGGGCTGTGATGATTAATgtcacttaatttttttgtcaaaatgtaagtCATTATTAGCTGCTTGTTAAGATAAATGATGCCGTGAAACTCCACCCATGTCTCCGATAGCTGGCTATCAGCGGTCCCCCCCAGAGCAGGAGGTGGTCGCTGACCAGCTTGGTGGTGACCGCCGCTGTCACGATTAAAACAACTTATTTACAGGTCAATTACTGTCTGCTCAGCTCACTACGTCTGCTGAGGGTGTTGTGTATTTATCCCTCTTATTCCATTATTGAGTTTTGTACTCTAACAGGTtagtcatttaatttattgaaaacagtAGAAATGAGGCAGCAGATATGCAGAATTAGCAACCTGGAGCTAATGCTACTGGGCTAGCTGCTCGCTTTACGTTGAATTATCAAAGTCCCAGAAAATACAGGTGACACCTTTCCATCAGATTTGTGACGCGAGGAAGGTTGCGTGTGTCGTTTCGAGTCACTCTTCCATCCACAACACCTCCTGCTCCCTGTCTGGCTGCCCTTGAGCAGGACCGTGGATGTCCTCCAGGGTGGAGAAAACAACAGTGCCTCACTAAACTACATTCTGTACCTTTACAGTCACGAGCTTCAATGTGTTTGAGTAGGATTTGTGACgttgaaaggaaaatgatagtttttaaaattaatttaatttttgttttacaaagagacatctgaaaagtgtggcttgcctATAAATTTAACATTCATGTTTATAATTTGTCAAAATACCCTCAACTGCAATTGCAACAATacttattttgatttatgtttctacaagctttaaaacttttgtccattctttttaataatttcaacTCAATCAGTTTAgatggaaaatataaatttccAATTCTTGATATGGAATGCCGGTGAATTTTTGTGATTTCATATGGTTTTATCAAAACCATTGGTCTGCAACCTTTATAATCCAATGAAACAATTTTGCCCTAAATGCGTCTGATTAAAACTCATTTAGAGGCGCAAATGTAACccgatataaaaaaaaaaaagattatagcTTGCCTATACTTTCTCAAAAAATAGATTACAggaaatttatatatttttaataccttttatttctatttttcatgttttaaataaaaaaaaacatgaaacgaAACCTCTACAGAAAAGGATAAGGTACTAGGGATGCtccaatcaggttttttgctgccgattccgataccgatcacccataaGGCCGATCTTTGCCGATCACCTGAattggctgttaattttttgctttaggtataaatgctgctatgtgatctggcaaaatggaaaaatgatctggcaataaattcaccaaaattagacataaattacaaaatatttgcaggccaatacagcagctattcagtcaaaaggacaactgaaaaacttgctatcagtaaaataatatttaacagtagGTCCTCAGTACCATAATTTATGCATAAGTCAAATAACTCTCACAACACTGCCTATATCAaattatgcaaagaaaaaagaaatattcattCAGAGTCAAATGCAGGTTGCATCAAAATAAGCAATACTGAGttaactgaattaaaacttcctgattttaattttcgtcttaaaaatgttattttactggCACCTGACTTCAAAATATCTACCTAGTTGTACTTGAACAGTATTGACACAAAAATATTGTCCTCTTATTCTTCACCTTCACAATGAGCTATGTGCCCATATTGTTACAGTCAAAcatggatttctcttttgttagATTGTATATTTGAGAGATGGGTTCAGAGAACTCTGACCACTTTGGACCAGCGGTGGTCCTTGTTGACGAAGATGAGCAAGAAGTAGGTGGTCTAATCAACTCAGACGGGGAAGAAGTGGAGTTCTCCGAAGTCAGTAAGTAAATAAAGATCTTAAAGTTAAGTTGGCTGTCAATAGATTAATATTTGTGGGGTATTTCTGTTCTGTTACTTGAAGTTTAAAACACCCTGAATAGTAGAAATCAGCATGCACCATTGGCAGGACCAATAAAACTGGCCATTAACAAAACAGGACtcaacttttttgaaaatagaGGAGCATCgattgtagttttctggccgaCAGCGAAGCTTTTAAAAAAGCCTGACCTACCGATTTCAAATTAGACcaataacaattttttatttattttttttactgaaagctTACTAAGTACAGCAACAAAGTTGCTAAATTGCCGACACTGGGGTGACTGTTGTTAATAGTGAAAGTGCAGATATGATCTGGTGGGTGGGTTTGTCAGTCAGTCCTCTCTCACCACAGAACTAAAGGGAACAGTAGCTGATTTTTAGCATTAAACAAGATCGGTTTCACTGGTAAGTATCAGCCAATCATCGCTCTCCCAAAATTTAGGAAATTGTGGCCGACGTATCTGTGTACTCacaattgaaaatgtaaaagaattatttttttatttgtatgtcaTGAAAATTATGTGGAATAGTTGATGCAAAGAAACACTGGGATCCACTGAATGTTCCTGAAAATTGTGCTAATCCTTAACTTGTGTTCACACAGGAGTGAATCCCATCTCAGGCGTTGTACCTGCAGAGACTCCCTCCAAGAAATTGATTCAGAGCGAGAGTGAAAAGCTAGCATCCCTCCACAGCTGCTCGGTTTGTGGGAAAGACTTTCCTTACGCCTCTAAGCTTCAGCGGCATCTGCGCACTCACTCGGGAGAAAGGCCCTTCCCTTGCTCCATGTGCGAAAAGAGATTTCCAGAGAAAGGGCTCCTCATGATCCATGAAAGGGTCCACACGGGCGAAAAGCCGTTCCCGTGCACTTTCTGCGCCAAGAGGTTTGCCAGTCAGGGAGAGCTGCGGCTCCATCGGCGGACTCACACGGGCGAGAGGCCTTACCACTGCTCCATCTGTCTGAAGAGTTTTTCTCGGCACTGGCACTTGAAGACGCACCTGGAGGCGATGCACTGCGAGGTAGTTGCGGGCTTCACGAGGAAGAAATTTCCATGCTCTGACTGCGAGAAGAGCTGCAACTCGGCGGCCGAGTTGAGGGACCACCAGCGGACTCACACTGGGGAAAGGCCCTTCCAGTGCTCATTCTGTGACAAACGGTTCGCCTTGTCTGGAACACTGGTGAGGCACGAGCGCCTCCACACCGGTATCACCCCCTACCACTGCTCCGACTGCGGCAAGACCTTTGCACAGCAGTGGACGCTCACCACACACATGAGGACTCACACGGGAGAGAAGCCATATAGCTGCTCTCAGTGCGACAAGTCGTTTGTCGCTCCTGGGGAGCTCCGGAGGCACACCAGGatccacacaggagagaaaccatACACCTGCTGTGACTGCGGACGGCACTTCTCATTAGCGGGAACTCTAAGAAACCACCGGCGGTCGTGTACGCAGAGCAAGAGCGAGTTCGTCCCTGATGTCGTCTTGGGAGTGAGCCGAGCATCGGCAGATGAGTCGTACCTGGAGGGCCAGGCTAACTCCATTGTCTGCGAGGTAGTAACAGGACACAGCATTGTGAAACTTGTTTCTTTAGTTTACTcagtcataaaaaaattttttaacgAAACTGTATTTTAAGGTACCTGAAAGCGAGACCTCTCCAAATGCTGCTGAGTCTACTTCCTCAGAGCGTCTTAACTGTGTCACATCGCCTCAGCCAGAAGTTATCCCGACGACAATGGAAAACCTGTCAGAGAGCCTAATTTCCACTCCCCATGTGAACGTTATAGTGaaacaggaagaagaggaggaaccCTTATACGGTACTTCAAAGTATTCTCGATATTCTTCTCATTAATTGCTGTATTAAAAGGGtgagtattatgtaaaatgcacttttttttagctttacattatgttataatgttattacctcatcaaaaatatacctggagtgtcgctttgattctttcatgcatgtttgagaaaccctttaatctcccatggcaaatGTTAAGCTGTGCCAAACGCCTGGTGGACCTAGAGCTGCCTTGAAGGACAAAGCTCTTCCACTGAGcagcagtttccaagcttccgcctcacagagcagccctccccactcagctccttcagacttgccagcagcaattaacaaacacctggtggatctgAGCATCTACTaagctcattatacgagctacttctcaatccaaagctggtaaaaatgttgttaaagggttaatagaagagcaatgttgtgatgatttcctggaggcggagtttcagaaagagcaggagttccTTAAGGGCACCAAACCCCAATTTCAAAGCGTTAAATTACAACGTCAAATTTCTATATGTGCAGCATTCTTATTACAACTGAAGGTTACATTGTTacttggttgtgctataaagtggcattatgtgcctgaaaaatacataatactacCCCTTTAAATGTACATCTAACTTTAGTGATAATATGTAATGTTCATACGGGTGGTGTCCTTACATTGATAGAGGAAACTCCTGACCAGGCATCAGATGGGGAGAATTGTGAGACTCCGGAAGAAAATGAAGAGCTGCGTCAGCAAAGCAACAAAGAGATTAGGATTACAGtaaaagatgaagaggaggggtCAGTAAACGGTAAGGAGACACCAATCCTGATGTAGCACTTTGTCACTCTATGCAAAAGATACACATATAAAGCTAGAGATGCACAAATCAGGCTGATCTCCAGTTTATCTCTGGGGTCTGCCATGCCAAGGCCAACTTTCTTTCTAAGGACGGTAATGCATAggcaaaaaacctgattgggACGAGACGGATCAGAACCCCTCCAATCTTGTAGATATGTAGATATGCTCATGGCCCAGTAAGTCATTAAAGAAACCTGTGCATTTAAACAATGCAAGTTTACAgagccccccaaaaaactgccattcatctaagaaaaaaaataaggatgAATTTTTAGGTACATCCTGCCATTGTTGATGGCAGTAGTTTTGTCTGTAAAACCATGGATTAATTAAAATGCGATGAATTAATCGCAATTtaatcaaagacaaaaataagcaagattttcaattaaaactcctgaaattggtttttaatctgttatttaagttcttcaaccatcagattggtacTTAGTGCAGTTCTACCCATTCAgctttccagtgtttcaggaCTCTGTAATCACTCATGGaacttctttaaagaaaattgttctttagaaatgtgggcTGACTTTAATGTTGGGGACGTCTGTGGTGCTACAACATGTTTAGAATTGAGATGCTATTTCAGGTGTGAATAACGTCTGTAATAAAACTTCATTTAGCACAACTTGGACACAACAGTAGTCTTTTCCAGCATTCCATCAGATTGTTTTTCGAAGCAAAAATGGACATCCAGTCAGGCAAGAAAGTTTCTTTGTTGTCTATCgtcaggttttttttggttttgtgtaaATTGGATGAACTTCATTTAAACGTGTAGTTAAGCAATGACAGTACCCGCTGCTGTGTTGAACTAAGTTTGGGTTGTTGTGAgttatgaaaaataacttttattttaggaGACAGACTGTTCAGAGCCAGGGAGAGTGGTGGCAGGGACGGAGCCTTCAAGTGCCGGCGCCAGCAACAGGGGCAGGACAGGATGGCCTTGTTGCCAGCACAAGTGCAGGATGTTAAAGTTCAAACCCCAGTGACTGTACAACGCCTTAACAGCTTGGAAACCAAGCTTGTGGACTTGCTTTCCACTAGCAAGTCCACAAATACTTGCTAGTGGAGAGTCATTGTCTTTCCAAGAGAAATGGTTCGACAGTTTTCCTTGGTTACATTACAGTCCAACATTGACAGGAGTCTTGTGATTTTGTTGCACCAAAGGATTTTCAAATCAGTCTACTGGGACGAAAACCAGATGCTACTTTCATTAGTGTAGCATTCAGAAAGGCATTCAGAAAGCCATTCAGAAATATACAATGCACCAAAACTCCCAAGTCCATCATCAATTTGTGACTATAAGTGGACAATGGACATTGCCTCA harbors:
- the LOC103481484 gene encoding zinc finger protein 771-like isoform X2, whose translation is MGSENSDHFGPAVVLVDEDEQEVGGLINSDGEEVEFSEVRVNPISGVVPAETPSKKLIQSESEKLASLHSCSVCGKDFPYASKLQRHLRTHSGERPFPCSMCEKRFPEKGLLMIHERVHTGEKPFPCTFCAKRFASQGELRLHRRTHTGERPYHCSICLKSFSRHWHLKTHLEAMHCEVVAGFTRKKFPCSDCEKSCNSAAELRDHQRTHTGERPFQCSFCDKRFALSGTLVRHERLHTGITPYHCSDCGKTFAQQWTLTTHMRTHTGEKPYSCSQCDKSFVAPGELRRHTRIHTGEKPYTCCDCGRHFSLAGTLRNHRRSCTQSKSEFVPDVVLGVSRASADESYLEGQANSIVCEVPESETSPNAAESTSSERLNCVTSPQPEVIPTTMENLSESLISTPHVNVIVKQEEEEEPLYEETPDQASDGENCETPEENEELRQQSNKEIRITVKDEEEGSVNAQLGHNSSLFQHSIRLFFEAKMDIQSGDRLFRARESGGRDGAFKCRRQQQGQDRMALLPAQVQDVKVQTPVTVQRLNSLETKLVDLLSTSKSTNTC
- the LOC103481484 gene encoding zinc finger protein 852-like isoform X1; translation: MGSENSDHFGPAVVLVDEDEQEVGGLINSDGEEVEFSEVRVNPISGVVPAETPSKKLIQSESEKLASLHSCSVCGKDFPYASKLQRHLRTHSGERPFPCSMCEKRFPEKGLLMIHERVHTGEKPFPCTFCAKRFASQGELRLHRRTHTGERPYHCSICLKSFSRHWHLKTHLEAMHCEVVAGFTRKKFPCSDCEKSCNSAAELRDHQRTHTGERPFQCSFCDKRFALSGTLVRHERLHTGITPYHCSDCGKTFAQQWTLTTHMRTHTGEKPYSCSQCDKSFVAPGELRRHTRIHTGEKPYTCCDCGRHFSLAGTLRNHRRSCTQSKSEFVPDVVLGVSRASADESYLEGQANSIVCEVPESETSPNAAESTSSERLNCVTSPQPEVIPTTMENLSESLISTPHVNVIVKQEEEEEPLYEETPDQASDGENCETPEENEELRQQSNKEIRITVKDEEEGSVNENPDADEDVEKRGLPTSPEEKQSRSNSKSSYCCGLCGRDCHKMSALQIHMRIHSGEKPYQCSLCGKQFTQKGQLKGHFKVHTGEKPYSCPDCGKSFAHSGAMNRHRLTHTGEKPYHCSVCDRSFNQSGRLREHEKIHLGEKFDCPECDKSFTRASSLKNHVRLHTGERPYGCDVCGRGFSRSQSLRLHRRKHFETEGTSPAAKKNDDFYESDNNSPINMCITEKND